One window from the genome of Nicotiana tomentosiformis chromosome 5, ASM39032v3, whole genome shotgun sequence encodes:
- the LOC104101692 gene encoding protein BTR1 isoform X1 codes for MAMEGGAQSDYNSSTEGLQEHSSSPRKSLSPPPSSDHEENTISVKFLLSNAEAGSIIGKGGSTISDFQIRSGARIQLSRNNEFFPGTMDRIVMVSGPVEDVLKAVDFILNKLLCESYVEDGGNVDPRSKVRLVVPNSSCGGIIGKGGAMIKAFIEDSHAGIKISSQDDNFPGLHDRLVIVTGTLGEQMRAIELILHKLAEDSHYIQNMNAPFPYAAVYVGMNYGPRNGVGGRFPANRYQNNVQSNSEDGNNSVTIGVADEHIGLVLGRNGRSIMEISQQSGARIKISDRGDFISGTSDRKVTITGSQRAISMAESMISQKVARVSESDEFVKG; via the exons ATGGCAATGGAAGGAGGAGCACAATCTGACTACAATTCGTCTACTGAAGGTCTGCAGGAGCACTCTTCTTCGCCTCGCAAATCTCtctctcctcctccttcttcag ACCATGAGGAGAACACAATATCTGTCAAGTTCCTTCTATCAAATGCTGAGGCTGGTTCAATTATTGGAAAGGGTGGCTCAACAATCAGTGATTTTCAGATTCGTTCTGGGGCAAGAATTCAGTTGTCACGCAACAATGAATTTTTCCCTGGTACCATGGATAGAATTGTAATGGTATCTGGGCCTGTTGAAGATGTACTCAAGGCAGTTGATTTTATTCTTAATAAACTGCTATGTGAG TCttatgttgaagatggtggtAATGTTGACCCGCGATCAAAAGTTAGACTAGTTGTGCCCAACAGCTCTTGTGGTGGAATTATTGGGAAGGGAGGAGCTATGATAAA GGCATTTATTGAAGACTCTCATGCTGGCATAAAAATATCATCTCAGGATGACAATTTTCCAGGACTGCATGATAGGTTAGTAATAGTGACTGGAACTCTTGGGGAGCAGATGCGGGCTATTGAATTGATTCTACATAAGTTGGCTGAAGACTCTCATTATATACAGAACATGAATGCTCCGTTTCCTTATGCAG CAGTTTATGTTGGAATGAACTATGGACCACGAAATGGAGTCGGAGGGAGATTTCCGGCTAACAGATATCAGAACAACGTCCAGTCTAATTCT GAAGATGGGAACAATTCTGTCACTATTGGTGTTGCTGATGAGCATATTGGTTTAGTGCTTGGCCGGAACGGAAGGAGTATAATGGAGATCAGTCAG CAAAGTGGAGCTAGAATAAAGATATCAGATAGGGGTGATTTCATTTCAGGTACTTCAGACAG GAAGGTAACTATTACAGGATCTCAAAGAGCGATCAGCATGGCCGAGTCCATGATATCTCAGAAAGTAGCTAGAGTTTCTGAGAG TGATGAGTTTGTGAAAGGCTGA
- the LOC138892041 gene encoding DEAD-box ATP-dependent RNA helicase 27-like: MDGKGASDNEKEVEQKEGDKEQNVEPKAKAKRRRNKKVNKTVRWEDQVVANEEPVESVFVAQTSECDQIQTSPSYQNKGQPPNFSHIKPITTTKNQLKQPTTRKRDAHSTVQKEQKEEVAGEEMSTDEGIDTEEEEEEDTSEEDYESVKENSTSSDGEVEQLL, encoded by the exons ATGGACGGGAAGGGTGCATCAGATAATGAAAAAGAAGTAGAGCAAAAGGAAGGAGACAAAGAACAAAATGTAGAACCAAAAGCTAAGGCTAAAAGAAGAAGGAACAAGAAGGTGAATAAAACAGTTCGCTGGGAGGATCAAGTAGTAGCTAACGAGGAGCCTGTTGAATCTGTTTTTGTAGCTCAAACTTCAGAGTGTGACCAAATTCAAACTAGCCCCTCAT ATCAAAATAAAGGCCAACCACCCAACTTTAGCCATATAAAACCAATAACCACAACAAAGAACCAGCTAAAACAACCAACCACCAGAAAAAGAGATGCACATTCAACTGTTCAAAAAGAGCAGAAGGAGGAGGTGGCAGGGGAAGAAATGTCAACTGATGAAGGCATAGACactgaagaagaggaagaggaagacacAAGTGAAGAAGATTATGAAAGTGTGAAGGAAAACTCTACCTCAAGTGATGGAGAAGTAGAGCAACTACTATAA
- the LOC104101692 gene encoding protein BTR1 isoform X2 has product MAMEGGAQSDYNSSTEGLQEHSSSPRKSLSPPPSSDHEENTISVKFLLSNAEAGSIIGKGGSTISDFQIRSGARIQLSRNNEFFPGTMDRIVMVSGPVEDVLKAVDFILNKLLCESYVEDGGNVDPRSKVRLVVPNSSCGGIIGKGGAMIKAFIEDSHAGIKISSQDDNFPGLHDRLVIVTGTLGEQMRAIELILHKLAEDSHYIQNMNAPFPYAVYVGMNYGPRNGVGGRFPANRYQNNVQSNSEDGNNSVTIGVADEHIGLVLGRNGRSIMEISQQSGARIKISDRGDFISGTSDRKVTITGSQRAISMAESMISQKVARVSESDEFVKG; this is encoded by the exons ATGGCAATGGAAGGAGGAGCACAATCTGACTACAATTCGTCTACTGAAGGTCTGCAGGAGCACTCTTCTTCGCCTCGCAAATCTCtctctcctcctccttcttcag ACCATGAGGAGAACACAATATCTGTCAAGTTCCTTCTATCAAATGCTGAGGCTGGTTCAATTATTGGAAAGGGTGGCTCAACAATCAGTGATTTTCAGATTCGTTCTGGGGCAAGAATTCAGTTGTCACGCAACAATGAATTTTTCCCTGGTACCATGGATAGAATTGTAATGGTATCTGGGCCTGTTGAAGATGTACTCAAGGCAGTTGATTTTATTCTTAATAAACTGCTATGTGAG TCttatgttgaagatggtggtAATGTTGACCCGCGATCAAAAGTTAGACTAGTTGTGCCCAACAGCTCTTGTGGTGGAATTATTGGGAAGGGAGGAGCTATGATAAA GGCATTTATTGAAGACTCTCATGCTGGCATAAAAATATCATCTCAGGATGACAATTTTCCAGGACTGCATGATAGGTTAGTAATAGTGACTGGAACTCTTGGGGAGCAGATGCGGGCTATTGAATTGATTCTACATAAGTTGGCTGAAGACTCTCATTATATACAGAACATGAATGCTCCGTTTCCTTATGCAG TTTATGTTGGAATGAACTATGGACCACGAAATGGAGTCGGAGGGAGATTTCCGGCTAACAGATATCAGAACAACGTCCAGTCTAATTCT GAAGATGGGAACAATTCTGTCACTATTGGTGTTGCTGATGAGCATATTGGTTTAGTGCTTGGCCGGAACGGAAGGAGTATAATGGAGATCAGTCAG CAAAGTGGAGCTAGAATAAAGATATCAGATAGGGGTGATTTCATTTCAGGTACTTCAGACAG GAAGGTAACTATTACAGGATCTCAAAGAGCGATCAGCATGGCCGAGTCCATGATATCTCAGAAAGTAGCTAGAGTTTCTGAGAG TGATGAGTTTGTGAAAGGCTGA
- the LOC138892042 gene encoding uncharacterized protein: MFFDGAANYKGVGIGVVLVSETGQHYPVSAKLRFPSANNMAEYEACILGLRLTIDMNVQELLAIGDSDILVHQILGEWATKNTKILPYMYCVQELIKRFTKIEFKHVPRIQNEFVEALATLSSMIQHPSKNFIDPIPIGIHKQPAYCAHVEEESDENPWFHDIKEYLAKGEYPEHVTHTQMRTLRRLANHFFQSGGIL, encoded by the coding sequence atgttctttgaCGGAGCTGCAAACTACAAAGGAGTGGGTATCGGAgttgtcttagtatcagaaactggccaacactatccggtatctgcaaaactcaggtttccatctgccaacaatatggcagaatatgaggcttgcatcttgggacttaGGTTGAccattgacatgaatgttcaggagttGCTGGCGATTGGAGATTCCGATATTTTGGTGCATCAAAttttaggagaatgggctaccaagaacaccaaaatattaccaTATATGTACTGcgtacaagagctgatcaagaggttcacgaagatagagtttaaaCATGTTCCGAGGATTCAAAATGAGTTCGTAGaagcattggccactttgtcttccatgatacaacacccatcCAAGAACTTtatcgatcctatcccaataggaattcataaacaaccggcttattgtgctcatgttgaagaagaaagtgaCGAGAATCcttggttccacgacatcaaagaatatttggcaaAGGGAGAGTATCCGGAACATGTAACTCATACTCAAATGCGCACACTCCGAAGgttagccaaccatttctttcaaagcggaggaattctgtaa
- the LOC104101692 gene encoding protein BTR1 isoform X3, giving the protein MAMEGGAQSDYNSSTEGLQEHSSSPRKSLSPPPSSDHEENTISVKFLLSNAEAGSIIGKGGSTISDFQIRSGARIQLSRNNEFFPGTMDRIVMVSGPVEDVLKAVDFILNKLLCESYVEDGGNVDPRSKVRLVVPNSSCGGIIGKGGAMIKAFIEDSHAGIKISSQDDNFPGLHDRLVIVTGTLGEQMRAIELILHKLAEDSHYIQNMNAPFPYAAVYVGMNYGPRNGVGGRFPANRYQNNVQSNSEDGNNSVTIGVADEHIGLVLGRNGRSIMEISQQSGARIKISDRGDFISGTSDRKVTITGSQRAISMAESMISQKVARVSER; this is encoded by the exons ATGGCAATGGAAGGAGGAGCACAATCTGACTACAATTCGTCTACTGAAGGTCTGCAGGAGCACTCTTCTTCGCCTCGCAAATCTCtctctcctcctccttcttcag ACCATGAGGAGAACACAATATCTGTCAAGTTCCTTCTATCAAATGCTGAGGCTGGTTCAATTATTGGAAAGGGTGGCTCAACAATCAGTGATTTTCAGATTCGTTCTGGGGCAAGAATTCAGTTGTCACGCAACAATGAATTTTTCCCTGGTACCATGGATAGAATTGTAATGGTATCTGGGCCTGTTGAAGATGTACTCAAGGCAGTTGATTTTATTCTTAATAAACTGCTATGTGAG TCttatgttgaagatggtggtAATGTTGACCCGCGATCAAAAGTTAGACTAGTTGTGCCCAACAGCTCTTGTGGTGGAATTATTGGGAAGGGAGGAGCTATGATAAA GGCATTTATTGAAGACTCTCATGCTGGCATAAAAATATCATCTCAGGATGACAATTTTCCAGGACTGCATGATAGGTTAGTAATAGTGACTGGAACTCTTGGGGAGCAGATGCGGGCTATTGAATTGATTCTACATAAGTTGGCTGAAGACTCTCATTATATACAGAACATGAATGCTCCGTTTCCTTATGCAG CAGTTTATGTTGGAATGAACTATGGACCACGAAATGGAGTCGGAGGGAGATTTCCGGCTAACAGATATCAGAACAACGTCCAGTCTAATTCT GAAGATGGGAACAATTCTGTCACTATTGGTGTTGCTGATGAGCATATTGGTTTAGTGCTTGGCCGGAACGGAAGGAGTATAATGGAGATCAGTCAG CAAAGTGGAGCTAGAATAAAGATATCAGATAGGGGTGATTTCATTTCAGGTACTTCAGACAG GAAGGTAACTATTACAGGATCTCAAAGAGCGATCAGCATGGCCGAGTCCATGATATCTCAGAAAGTAGCTAGAGTTTCTGAGAGGTGA
- the LOC104101696 gene encoding putative glycine-rich cell wall structural protein 1 has product MGYSKIIGAALLILLFVDLAFAARFYGARGGGGGGGGGGGGGGGGGSALGAGSGYGSGYGSGEGSGYGEADGVFGSGGGGGGGGEGGGGGGGGGANSGRGSGSGYGSGYGSGGGIGRGGGGGGGGGQGGGGGGGGSSGNGSGYGSGSGSGSGYGSGGGRGGGGGGGGGGGGGGGSSSGNGSGYGSGSGYGSGSGGDEP; this is encoded by the coding sequence ATGGGGTATTCCAAAATTATAGGAGCAGCATTATTGATATTGCTCTTTGTTGATCTTGCTTTTGCTGCAAGATTTTATGGCGCAAGAGGAGGCGGTGGAGGTGGcggaggtggaggaggaggtggtggtggtggaggGTCAGCCTTGGGTGCAGGTTCAGGTTATGGTTCAGGGTATGGCTCTGGGGAAGGCTCTGGATATGGTGAGGCTGATGGAGTGTTTGGAAGTGGCGGAGGTGGTGGAGGTGGCGGAGAAggcggtggtggtggtggtggtggtggagcAAACTCGGGAAGGGGTAGTGGCTCTGGATATGGCTCAGGGTATGGATCGGGTGGAGGAATAGGAAggggtggtggtggtggaggcGGAGGTGGCCAAGGCGGTGGCGGTGGTGGTGGCGGCAGCTCAGGAAATGGTTCAGGATATGGTTCAGGTAGTGGTAGCGGTTCTGGTTATGGAAGTGGTGGTGGAAGAggaggaggtggtggtggtggaggaGGAGGCGGCGGAGGAGGAGGTAGCAGCAGCGGCAATGGTTCAGGCTATGGTAGTGGCTCAGGGTATGGATCAGGGTCTGGAGGCGATGAACCTTGA